CTTGTAAATTGCTGGTTAGGCGTTCGGTAAAAACTCGTCTAGCTTCAGGTATTCCATCAATATAAAAGTAATTACCATTACCTTTATTAGCAAACTGTTCCATCATTGAATCTTTATAGTTGCCCATTCCAAAGCCCATTGTAGTAACTGTAATACCTTTTTTAACATAATCTTGAATTTGGGTTAGTATTTGTGTTGGGCTAGTATTACCAATATTAGCATCACCATCAGAGCAAATAATTACACGATTAATGTCACCTCGCTTTGACTGATTTAATTGTGCTAAAGCTTGTTGGTAAGCAAGCTGAATACCTGATTCCATTGCTGTCCCACCACCTCCTGTTAATTGATATAAAGATTTGATAATTAACTCTTTATTGGCTGCACTTGTTGGAGGTAGCACAACGCTTACACTACCTGCATAAGTTGTAATAGCTACGGTATCTGTTGGACGTAAATTTTCTACTAGCATTCTTAAACTGTCTTTTACAAGGCCAATTTTGTCTGCTGACTGCATAGAGCCGCTAGTATCAACTAAAAATGTTAAGTGTGCGTTTGGGCGTTGTTGTGCTTCTACTGTTTTTCCTTTAATTCCAATTCTTAGCAAATGCCGATTTTGATTAAATGGAGATGCAGACGCTTCCATAGAAACAGAAAAAGGATGTTCTGTTGCAGGTTGAGGATATTTATATTGGAAATAGTTAATAAATTCTTCCACTCTTACAGATTGTGCTGGAGGCAAATAACCTTCATTTAGTTTACGGCGTGCAATTGTGTAAGAACCTGTATCAACATCAATTGAAAATGTAGATAAATTATCTTTTTTTGTATCAGTCATCTTATTAATGCTGTATTTGGTGTAATCTTCTGAGCCTGCATATTCTTGTTCTGGAACAGCTTGCGGTTGCGGTCTAGCTACTGAACTTGCGGCGGGGCTAGCAGCCATATTGACACTACTTGGGGAAGGAAGGCTTTTAGTTACATTTGATGAATATTCTGCTGGCGGTGGAGGTGGTGGATCTGCTGCTGGGCCTGTGCCACCAATCACGCCACCAATTACACCACCAGCAACGCCACCAACTACCTCACCTTCAACACCTGCATCTAAAGTGCTTTTTGATTTATCACGTTTAGCAACTGCTACTTTTTCATTCTTTGGAGTTTCCATGCTTAAAGTTTGTGGTTTAGGGGCTTCCATTTCTACAGGTTTGTTATCTTCTTTAGCAGGTTCGTTACTTGTTGGAGTGGTTGAGTTGGTTGTTTGTTGTGGGTTAGTTTTGGTGTCAGCAACATTTGGTGCTGATTGATTGCTACAAGCAATTTGTAAAAAAACTAAACTTAGAATTAAAGAGATAATAAAAAACACACGTCTTCCTTGCAACATATCTAATGCCTCCAATAATTTACGTTAATGTCTATTTGCAGGGGTTAGACGCTACTAATTTAGATTGGTTCCCAAAATCGGAAAAATATTCAGGAAAAATTTATTTACTTATATTGTCCAGTCTTAGGGGCTTTTTGTTTAGTATTTGTTTCTTGAATATTTGCGATTAGTTGTTGATTTCCATGCTTTTTAAGAAAATGCTTTTTCTAAAATTGACCTGAATTTTTAATTGTTTCTATCACATTCGATCTTCTTGGCTCTTTCTTCTATAGCAGTTTCTTAATTTCTTACTCCGTCTTTGCCTTCTGTAACGCTTTCAATTAATTGTTTATCTGTGCGGCTAGCGTGGAATTTTGGGTCTGTAAAATCTGGTGTGCTAGCATTTCTTGGCTCGCCGTCCGTGCCATGACAACCTCCACAGCGTTTAATATAAAGTTCTTCTACCTCGCTATCATCTGTTAAACTAGAGGTTAAATTAGAGTTAGTTGCATTAGAACGATTTGCAACACAACCAAAAACAACTAAAAACAATGGGACTAATTTCCAGTATCTTTTCACAACCTTCTCCCGATATAAATATTTTTTAGATTATTGGAATTTTAGGAAAATTTTTAGGAAAAACTTAAAAAATTTTAAGACTAAAATATAGCTTTGAAAAGTCTAATAAACTAAACAAGCTAAAAAGTATCATTAGAGTGCTAACAAAGCTAATAAAATCTTATATTTATGGTGGGAAAAACTTATGGATAAGTGTCTTTATATTAAGCGATTGTCTCAGGTTATATTTACTATTATTGTAGGGATTACCCTTATAGCCAATCCTATAGTTAGTTATTCACTAGAAAAAAATAAAAAAGCTACTGCCAAATATAACAATAACTTAAGCGCAAATGAAAAGGCATTGCATGTACTTAATCGTTTAGGATATGGCCCACGTCCCGGAGATTTAGAAAAAGTGCAACGTATGGGCATAGAAAAATATATTGAATGGCAATTAAACCCAGAAAAAATTGATGATCAGATGGTAGAAGCAAGACTTAAAGGTCTTACAACTTTATCAATGGATCCCCAAGAACTTGCCCGCGCTTATCCACCTCCAGCACTTCTTAAAGCTAAAAAAGAAGCAGAACTAAAAAATACTGGTGATGAAACAGTTGATAAAGCTAAAGCAGATAAATTAGCTCGTAAAAGATCCCGTATGGAAATTAACGAAGAAGATGTGATGGGTAGGCCTGGAGAAATTTTGATGGAACTCGCCCAACAACAAATCATTCGCTCAGTTTATAGCGAACGTCAACTTCAAGAAGTAATGGTAGATTTTTGGACAAATCACTTTAATATTTTTTGGGCTAAGGGTGCAAATAAATACTTGCTAACAGAGTATATTCAAGAAACCATTCGCCCTAATGCAATGGGAAGTTTTGAAAAAATGCTTGCTGCTACTGCCCATAGTCCTGCTATGTTGATTTACTTAGATAATTGGCTAAGTGTTGATCCTGATGCAGCAGAAAGAATTGACAAGCAAAGACAAGAGAGAAAAGAACGTCTTGAAGAATTTCGTAACCGCAGAAATCGTTTAGGTAATGGTCAAAATAATTCACCATTTGGAAAACGTCGTAATTTGGAACTTAATCCACAAACTAACACTATTCAGGTTGAAAACGGACAACCAAACAAAGCTAATAAAAAGCGAGGACTTAATGAAAATTACGCTCGTGAACTTATGGAACTTCACACCTTGGGTGTAGATGGTGGTTATTCACAAAAAGATGTTACCGAAGTTGCCCGCTGTTTAACGGGCTGGACAATTAAACGTGATGGAGAAACAGCTACGTTTTTCTTTAATGAGCGAATGCATGACAATGGGGAAAAAGTTGTTTTAGGTAATAAAATCCCTGCTAATGGTGGTCAAAAAGATGGGGAAAAAGTCTTGGAAATCTTGATGAAACACCCTTCAACAGCCCAATTTGTTGCTACAAAGTTAGTACGTCGGTTTGTTTCTGATACACCGCCGCAAGATTTAGTAAAGCGTGTTGCTAGCACTTTTACAAAAACCAATGGTGACATTAAATCTATGTTGCGTACAATTTTTACATCTTCAGAGTTTTTTGATAAAGAAAACTATCAAGCTAAAGTAAAAAGCCCTCTAGGGTTAGTAGTAAGTGCTTTACGTACAGCAGATGCAGACACAAATGTTGGGCCACAAATCCTACTGTCATTAAATAAAATGGGTCAACCACTATTTTTATGTCAACCTCCTACAGGCTATGGAGATACAGCAGATAAATGGGTTAACACTGCTTCACTTGTTGAACGTCTTAACTTTGGAATTGCTCTTTCGCAAGGACAAATTCGAGGGACTACCGCTAATTTACTGCGCAATAATACAGTTAATTCTGTAAATGAGTTAATTCAACTTGTTATTAATGGTCAAGTAGCTGAACCAACAATTAGAGCTTTAGAACAAGAGCTAGCAGGTCAAGAATTTACTAAAGATAAAAGTGCTAAATTAATGGGATTACTGCTTGGTTCACCAGAATTTCAAAAAATGTAAGAACTTGTCCACAGTAAAATAAATTAAGGAGACTATAAAGTTTATGATTACACGAAGATTTTTTCTTAAATCCGGTGCTTTGGCTGTGGCTAGTTTAGGAGCAGGTTTAGTTCTACCTTCTTTTTTACAAAGAACTGCTTTAGCAAGTCCACAAAATCGCAACAAAACCTTTATTGTAATTTTTCAACGTGGGGCTGTTGATGGGTTAAATACTGTGGTTCCTTTTGGTGATGCGGCTTATTATCGGGCCCGGCCAACACTTGCAATTGCTAAACCTAATTATAGCGATGATCAATCAGCAATTGATTTAGATGGATTTTTTGGACTTCACCCAGCTTTAAGTCCATTTAAGCCGCTTTATGATGCTAAGACATTAGCAATTGTCCATGCTGCTGGTTCGCCAGACTCTACACGCTCACATTTTGACGCTCAAGATTATATGGAAATAGGCACACCAGGAAAAAAATCTACTCCTGATGGCTGGTTAAATCGCTATTTGCAAGCTAATACAAATAGCAATAGTAAAAATGAAGCTTTACGCGCCATTGCAATAGGTAACAAGCAGCCTAGAGTGATGTCTGGCATAAGTCCTAATTTAACAATTGCAAATCTAAATAGCTTTGACCTACGCGGTGGAGCAAAAACTAGTAGCGCGTTTGAAACAATGTATGGAAAAAGTAGCGATGATATTATTGCTCCTGCCGGAACCGAAGCATTAGAAGCAATGGGAACAATTAGAAAAATCCGCTCATCTTTTTATAGCCCTGCTAATGGGGCTGTTTATCCAAGAGGTCAATTTGGCAATAGCCTAAAACAAATTGCCCAATTAATTAAATCTGATATTGGCTTAGAAGTTGCTTTTGCTGATATTGGCGGATGGGATACGCACACAGCACAAAAACCACGTCTTAATCAATTATTAAAAGAGTTTGGCGGAGGTATTTCAGCACTTGTTAAAGATCTAGGCGATAAAATGAATGATGTTGTTATAGTTACAATGTCAGAATTTGGGCGTACTGTCCGCGAAAATGGCACAGCAGGCACCGACCACGGACACGCAAATTGTATGTTTGTAATTGGTGGTAGTGTTAAAGGTGGTAAAATTTATGGCAAATGGCCCGGTCTTGAACGTGAACAACTTTATGAAAACCGAGATTTAGCTATTACTACAGATTTTCGTACTGTTTGTAGTGAAGTTATTACTAAACATTGTAAAGCCAAGGATTTAACAAAAATCTTTCCTAATTTCCAAGCTAAAACTGATTTATCCCTACTTGCTTAATAATTAGCATTTTGTAGCGTAAGCAATTGAAACGCGTTTAATTACTTACGCTATATTTTAATCATTTCTTAAAAGTCTAGAGTAGTTTTTCAAAAAGCATTACATCCCAAATTTGACCGCGTGCGTCTGAAAGTTGCCATAAACCTAGATCTTGATAGCCTAGTTTTTTATAAAATGCTAATAATTTAGGGTGATTTATAGCATCAAAGCGCAGTGCTTTACATCCAGCTTGACAAGCAATAGCTTCTATTTGCTCCATACACCAATTACCCAGTCCATTACCTTGCATCCTAGGCAAAATCGCTAAGCGGTTATGATACATTACTTTACTAACGGGATTTTGCCAGCGTGTTAAGTCATAATTTGCTACTGGAGTTATGCCAAGTGTAAAAGTTCCAATTATTTCTTCATTTTTATAAACTAAGTAAACATCTCGCTCAAGAATGTTTTTTTCTATAGATTCCTTTGGATATGGTGGAAACCAATGTGTTAGCCCAAGGTTTGTTGCTAAATGTTCTCCACAAAGTGACAAGATTTTGTAAATTGCTGCTAAGTCAAGGACTTCTGCTTTTTTAATTTTTAATGTCATAGATTTTATTTACGCTAGTAAACTTATAGTAATTTTTAAATTTATAAATATTATGTTTTTAGAATCTGGAAAAAATGATAAGGAATAAAATTTAACTCTTTAGACATTAATTCTCCTAAAATGGTTATTTGACAGCGCAAGACCAAATTAGTATGATTTGAGGAAACTGCTTTGTAAAGTCGCTAAATCCTCAAAAAATAGCTAGTTTCTTAAAT
The sequence above is drawn from the Blastocatellia bacterium genome and encodes:
- a CDS encoding von Willebrand factor type A domain-containing protein, whose translation is MLQGRRVFFIISLILSLVFLQIACSNQSAPNVADTKTNPQQTTNSTTPTSNEPAKEDNKPVEMEAPKPQTLSMETPKNEKVAVAKRDKSKSTLDAGVEGEVVGGVAGGVIGGVIGGTGPAADPPPPPPAEYSSNVTKSLPSPSSVNMAASPAASSVARPQPQAVPEQEYAGSEDYTKYSINKMTDTKKDNLSTFSIDVDTGSYTIARRKLNEGYLPPAQSVRVEEFINYFQYKYPQPATEHPFSVSMEASASPFNQNRHLLRIGIKGKTVEAQQRPNAHLTFLVDTSGSMQSADKIGLVKDSLRMLVENLRPTDTVAITTYAGSVSVVLPPTSAANKELIIKSLYQLTGGGGTAMESGIQLAYQQALAQLNQSKRGDINRVIICSDGDANIGNTSPTQILTQIQDYVKKGITVTTMGFGMGNYKDSMMEQFANKGNGNYFYIDGIPEARRVFTERLTSNLQ
- a CDS encoding DUF1800 domain-containing protein, yielding MDKCLYIKRLSQVIFTIIVGITLIANPIVSYSLEKNKKATAKYNNNLSANEKALHVLNRLGYGPRPGDLEKVQRMGIEKYIEWQLNPEKIDDQMVEARLKGLTTLSMDPQELARAYPPPALLKAKKEAELKNTGDETVDKAKADKLARKRSRMEINEEDVMGRPGEILMELAQQQIIRSVYSERQLQEVMVDFWTNHFNIFWAKGANKYLLTEYIQETIRPNAMGSFEKMLAATAHSPAMLIYLDNWLSVDPDAAERIDKQRQERKERLEEFRNRRNRLGNGQNNSPFGKRRNLELNPQTNTIQVENGQPNKANKKRGLNENYARELMELHTLGVDGGYSQKDVTEVARCLTGWTIKRDGETATFFFNERMHDNGEKVVLGNKIPANGGQKDGEKVLEILMKHPSTAQFVATKLVRRFVSDTPPQDLVKRVASTFTKTNGDIKSMLRTIFTSSEFFDKENYQAKVKSPLGLVVSALRTADADTNVGPQILLSLNKMGQPLFLCQPPTGYGDTADKWVNTASLVERLNFGIALSQGQIRGTTANLLRNNTVNSVNELIQLVINGQVAEPTIRALEQELAGQEFTKDKSAKLMGLLLGSPEFQKM
- a CDS encoding DUF1501 domain-containing protein; protein product: MITRRFFLKSGALAVASLGAGLVLPSFLQRTALASPQNRNKTFIVIFQRGAVDGLNTVVPFGDAAYYRARPTLAIAKPNYSDDQSAIDLDGFFGLHPALSPFKPLYDAKTLAIVHAAGSPDSTRSHFDAQDYMEIGTPGKKSTPDGWLNRYLQANTNSNSKNEALRAIAIGNKQPRVMSGISPNLTIANLNSFDLRGGAKTSSAFETMYGKSSDDIIAPAGTEALEAMGTIRKIRSSFYSPANGAVYPRGQFGNSLKQIAQLIKSDIGLEVAFADIGGWDTHTAQKPRLNQLLKEFGGGISALVKDLGDKMNDVVIVTMSEFGRTVRENGTAGTDHGHANCMFVIGGSVKGGKIYGKWPGLEREQLYENRDLAITTDFRTVCSEVITKHCKAKDLTKIFPNFQAKTDLSLLA
- a CDS encoding GNAT family N-acetyltransferase, whose amino-acid sequence is MTLKIKKAEVLDLAAIYKILSLCGEHLATNLGLTHWFPPYPKESIEKNILERDVYLVYKNEEIIGTFTLGITPVANYDLTRWQNPVSKVMYHNRLAILPRMQGNGLGNWCMEQIEAIACQAGCKALRFDAINHPKLLAFYKKLGYQDLGLWQLSDARGQIWDVMLFEKLL